Proteins from a single region of Carassius carassius chromosome 25, fCarCar2.1, whole genome shotgun sequence:
- the LOC132104233 gene encoding sodium/potassium-transporting ATPase subunit beta-1-interacting protein 1 isoform X1 translates to MGRCDGRCTLVVICCLQLVAALQRQVFDFLGFQWAPILANFLHIIAIILGVFATVQIRSRYLILYAVWLVVWVGWNSFIICFYLEVGHLSQDRDFLMTFNTSLHRSWWMENGPGCLVTPVPDSPLAPQDHHVITVSGCLLDYQYIEVVSSALQVFLALFGFVYACYVSKVLLDDEDSFDFTGGLDSYSYQPPQKSSHLQLQPIYTAG, encoded by the exons ATGGGTCGGTGCGACGGGAGGTGCACGCTGGTGGTCATCTGCTGCCTGCAGCTG GTCGCTGCATTACAGAGGCAGGTGTTTGACTTTTTGGGATTTCAGTGGGCTCCCATCCTTGCCAATTTCCTCCATATCATTGCCATCATTTTGGGAGTGTTTGCAACTGTGCAAATCCGCTCCAGATATCTTATACTG TATGCTGTGTGGCTTGTGGTCTGGGTTGGCTGGAACTCTTTTATCATCTGCTTTTACCTGGAAGTTGGTCACCTGTCACAG GACAGGGATTTCCTAATGACATTTAACACATCGCTTCATCGTTCCTGGTGGATGGAGAATGGGCCTGGTTGCTTAGTTACTCCAGTACCTGACTCACCATTGGCTCCTCAGGATCATCATGTGATCACTGTCAGTGGCTGCCTACTAGACTACCAATACATAGAGGTGGTCAGCTCAGCCTTGCAAGTGTTTCTTGCA CTCTTTGGATTTGTTTATGCCTGCTATGTTAGTAAAGTCTTACTGGATGATGAGGACAGCT TTGATTTCACTGGTGGACTGGACTCGTATAGTTACCAGCCTCCACAAAAGAGTTCTCACTTACAGCTGCAGCCTATCTATAC
- the LOC132104233 gene encoding sodium/potassium-transporting ATPase subunit beta-1-interacting protein 1 isoform X2, whose protein sequence is MHVCHFQYAVWLVVWVGWNSFIICFYLEVGHLSQDRDFLMTFNTSLHRSWWMENGPGCLVTPVPDSPLAPQDHHVITVSGCLLDYQYIEVVSSALQVFLALFGFVYACYVSKVLLDDEDSFDFTGGLDSYSYQPPQKSSHLQLQPIYTAG, encoded by the exons ATGCATGTCTGTCACTTTCAGTATGCTGTGTGGCTTGTGGTCTGGGTTGGCTGGAACTCTTTTATCATCTGCTTTTACCTGGAAGTTGGTCACCTGTCACAG GACAGGGATTTCCTAATGACATTTAACACATCGCTTCATCGTTCCTGGTGGATGGAGAATGGGCCTGGTTGCTTAGTTACTCCAGTACCTGACTCACCATTGGCTCCTCAGGATCATCATGTGATCACTGTCAGTGGCTGCCTACTAGACTACCAATACATAGAGGTGGTCAGCTCAGCCTTGCAAGTGTTTCTTGCA CTCTTTGGATTTGTTTATGCCTGCTATGTTAGTAAAGTCTTACTGGATGATGAGGACAGCT TTGATTTCACTGGTGGACTGGACTCGTATAGTTACCAGCCTCCACAAAAGAGTTCTCACTTACAGCTGCAGCCTATCTATAC
- the LOC132104241 gene encoding U5 small nuclear ribonucleoprotein 40 kDa protein, which produces MIEPKKRSAEMAVVPAGVKRPRTELVAAAQSQQLSAMGPPRSSSLQAPIMLLSGHEGEVYCCKFHPNGATLASSGYDRLILLWNVYGDCDNYATLKGHSGAVMELHYNTDGSLLFSASTDKTVCVWDSETGERVKRLKGHTSFVNSCFPARRGPQLACTGSDDGTVKLWDIRKKASVHTFQNTYQVLSVTFNDTSDQIISGGIDNDIKVWDLRQNKLIYSMQGHGDSVTGLSLSADGSYLLSNSMDNSVRVWDIRPFAPKERCVKIFQGNVHNFEKNLLRCSWSPDGSKIAAGSADRFVYIWDTTSRRILYKLPGHAGSVNEVVFHPEEPIVLSGSSDKRLYIGEIQ; this is translated from the exons ATGATCGAACCGAAGAAGCGCAGCGCAGAGATGGCAGTGGTTCCCGCCGGAGTGAAGAGGCCCCGGACAGAGCTGGTGGCAGCCGCGCAGTCCCAGCAGCTCTCTGCTATG GGCCCCCCGCGCAGCTCCAGTCTGCAGGCTCCTATAATGCTGCTCTCTGGTCATGAAGGTGAAGTATACTGCTGCAAATTTCACCCTAATGGAGCCACATTAGCCTCCTCTGGATATGACCGCCTCATCT TGCTGTGGAATGTATATGGAGACTGTGATAACTACGCAACACTTAAAGGCCACAGTGGAGCTGTGATGGAGCTTCATTATAACACTGATGGCAG TCTGCTCTTTTCAGCCAGTACAGACAAGACGGTGTGTGTGTGGGACAGTGAGACAGGGGAGCGTGTGAAGCGTCTGAAAGGACACACGTCCTTTGTGAACTCATGTTTTCCGGCTCGGCGTGGACCACAGCTGGCCTGTACGGGCAGTGATGATGGAACTGTAAAG ctGTGGGACATCAGGAAGAAGGCCTCTGTTCACACTTTCCAGAACACATATCAGGTTCTTAGTGTAACATTTAATGATACCAGTGACCAGATCATCTCAGGAGGCATCGACAACGACATAAAG GTATGGGACCTCAGACAGAACAAATTGATTTACAGTATGCAGGGTCACGGAGACTCTGTGACCGGTCTGAGTCTCAGTGCAGACGGATCCTACCTTCTGTCTAACTCGATGGATAACAGCG TGCGTGTCTGGGATATCCGTCCATTTGCACCAAAGGAGAGGTGTGTGAAGATCTTTCAGGGAAATGTCCATAACTTTGAGAAG AATCTTCTCCGATGCTCTTGGTCTCCTGATGGGAGTAAGATTGCAGCTGGTTCTGCTGACAg GTTTGTGTATATTTGGGACACAACATCCCGTAGGATCCTTTATAAGCTCCCTGGTCATGCTGGGTCTGTGAATGAGGTTGTTTTCCATCCAGAAGAACCAattg TTCTCTCTGGATCCAGTGATAAGCGTCTTTACATCGGAGAGATTcaataa
- the LOC132104244 gene encoding zinc finger CCHC domain-containing protein 17-like, which translates to MAEEQMREPVGLDGLPPMYSIVKGEVVSVTTYGAFVKIPGYRKQGLVHKSEMSSCRVENPAEIVDVGEQVWIKVIGREMRDDKVKLSFSMKSVNQGTGRDLDPNNVMAEQDERRRRQFRDHTEQKITLEAVLNTTCKKCGCRGHFAKDCFSKPGLQYSLVPEEEEEQPPPTSQQTQSEPQKRKKEKKSKKEKKKKKEKKRDHSSSDSCDEDAKRPRHSHAHSEKKKKHKKHKHKTK; encoded by the exons ATGGCAGAGGAGCAGATGAGAGAGCCAGTTGGTCTGGATGGCCTGCCTCCTATGTACAGCATTGTGAAGGGAGAG GTAGTTTCTGTCACAACATACGGTGCTTTTGTTAAGATTCCAGGATACAGAAAACAAG GTCTGGTTCATAAGAGTGAGATGTCATCCTGTCGGGTGGAGAACCCGGCTGAAATTGTTGATGTAGGGGAACAAGTGTGGATAAAAGTAATCGGCAGAGAG ATGAGAGATGATAAAGTAAAACTGTCCTTCTCTATGAAGTCTGTCAATCAAGGCACTGGGCGGGACCTAGACCCCAACAATGTTATGGCAGA ACAGGATGAACGTCGCCGGAGACAGTTTAGAGATCATACTGAGCAGAAGATCACGCTGGAGGCTGTGCTCAACACCACATGCAAAAAGTGTGGCTGCAGAG GTCACTTTGCAAAGGATTGCTTCTCCAAGCCTGGACTGCAGTACAGTTTAGTgccagaagaagaggaggagcagCCACCGCCAACCAGTCAGCAAACCCAGTCAGAGCCCCAGAAACGTAAAAAG GAAAAGAagtctaaaaaagaaaagaagaaaaagaaagagaagaaaagagacCACTCTTCATCTGATAGCTGCGATGAAGATGCCAAACGGCCAAGGCATTCACACGCACAttcagaaaagaagaaaaaacacaagaaacacaaacacaagacAAAGTGA
- the LOC132104235 gene encoding fatty acid-binding protein, heart-like has translation MADVFVGTWNLKESKNFDDYMKALGVGFATRQVGCMTKPTTIISMEDDVITLKTVSTFKTTEIKFKLGVEFEETTADDRKVKSVVTLDGCKLVHVQKWDDKETTLVRDVSDNNLTLTLTLGDVVSTRHYVKGE, from the exons ATGGCAGACGTTTTTGTTGGCACATGGAACTTAAAGGAGAGCAAAAATTTTGATGACTACATGAAAGCCCTCG GCGTGGGCTTTGCCACGCGTCAGGTTGGCTGTATGACCAAGCCCACAACTATCATTTCCATGGAAGACGACGTCATTACACTTAAGACTGTCAGCACTTTCAAAACCACAGAAATCAAATTCAAACTGGGAGTGGAGTTTGAGGAGACCACTGCAGATGACCGTAAAGTCAAG TCTGTGGTAACTTTGGATGGATGCAAATTGGTTCATGTTCAGAAATGGGATGATAAAGAGACAACCCTGGTCCGAGATGTCAGTGACAACAACCTCACTCTG ACATTGACGCTTGGTGACGTTGTATCCACACGACACTACGTGAAAGGGGAATAA